A DNA window from Takifugu flavidus isolate HTHZ2018 chromosome 15, ASM371156v2, whole genome shotgun sequence contains the following coding sequences:
- the zgc:92591 gene encoding late histone H2B.L4, translating to MTNDLSKKKGKTAGDKKGKRKVKRRETYAMYIYKVLKQVHPDTGISSRAMSIMNSFVNDLFERIATEASRLAQYNKRSTITSREVQTAVRLLLPGELAKHAVSEGTKAVTKYTSSK from the exons aTGACTAACGATCTCTCCAAAAAGAAGGGGAAGACTGCAGGTGACAAAAAAGGTAAAAgaaaggtcaaaagaagggaGACGTACGCCATGTACATCTATAAAGTTCTGAAACAG GTTCATCCGGATACGGGGATTTCGAGCAGAGCCATGAGCATCATGAACTCCTTCGTGAACGACCTGTTTGAGCGGATCGCCACGGAGGCGTCCCGGCTGGCTCAGTACAACAAGCGgtccaccatcaccagcagagAGGTGCAGACTGCGGTCCGGCTGCTGCTCCCCGGGGAGCTGGCCAAGCACGCAGTGTCCGAGGGCACCAAAGCCGTCACCAAGTACACCAGCTCCAAATGA